The proteins below are encoded in one region of Apium graveolens cultivar Ventura chromosome 4, ASM990537v1, whole genome shotgun sequence:
- the LOC141721017 gene encoding diacylglycerol kinase 5-like produces MASTESASKDPLKEFYIPDYIFFPSSKADQVSETPTCPILVFINSKSGGQLGGDLLLTYRSLLNKNQVFDLGEETPDNVLRRLFLTLEKLKLSGDELALKIQERLRLIVAGGDGTAGWLLSVVSDLKLSHPPPIATVPLGTGNNLPFAFGWGKKNPGTDRESVILFLNQVKKANEMKIDSWHIILRMKAPKEGVCDPIAPLELPHSLHAFHRVSSSDELNKEGCHTFRGGFWNYFSMGMDAQVSYAFHSERKLHPEKFNNQLVNQKTYAKLGCTQGWFSASLVHRSSRNIAQFAKVKVMKITGEWEDLNVPSYIRSIVCLNLPSFSGGFNPWGTPNRKKIRDRDLTPPYVDDGLLEIVGFRDAWHGLVLLAPNGHGTRLAQARRIKFEFRKGAVKETFMRIDGEPWKQPLPVDDDTVVVEISALGQVKMLAVENCKSKSIYDPSTPVRHEVEDGDSSDEEEGRKFGAADTFRMPDEVDISHVS; encoded by the exons ATGGCAAGTACTGAATCTGCTTCCAAGGACCCCTTGAAAGAATTCTACATCCCTGATTACATATTTTTCCCTAGCTCAAAGGCTGATCAGGTGTCTGAAACGCCGACATGTCCGATATTAGTTTTCATCAACTCCAAAAGTGGTGGTCAGTTGGGTGGGGATCTTCTACTCACATACCGTTCTCTTCTAAACAAAAATCAG GTATTCGATTTGGGCGAAGAGACCCCTGACAATGTGTTACGCAGATTGTTTCTTACTTTAGAAAAGCTCAAGCTTAGTGGAGACGAACTGGCCCTAAAAATCCAGGAGAGACTGAGATTAATT GTTGCAGGAGGAGATGGCACTGCTGGCTGGCTGCTCAGTGTTGTTAGTGATCTAAAGTTATCTCATCCACCACCTATTGCAACTGTGCCCCTTGGAACTGGAAACAATCTTCCATTTGCATTTGGTTGG GGAAAGAAGAATCCCGGAACAGATCGCGAATCTGTCATCTTATTCTTGAATCAAGTGAAGAAAGCAAATGAAATGAAGATAGACAG TTGGCACATTATATTGAGGATGAAAGCCCCCAAAGAAGGTGTTTGTGATCCTATTGCCCCTCTGGAATTGCCACATTCTTTGCATGCATTTCATCGGGTATCTTCATCAGATGAACTCAACAAG GAAGGATGTCACACGTTTCGTGGAGGTTTTTGGAACTATTTTAGCATGG GCATGGATGCACAAGTATCTTATGCATTTCATTCTGAGCGGAAGCTGCACCCGGAAAAATTTAATAACCAGTTGGTTAATCAG AAAACATATGCAAAGCTTGGATGTACCCAAGGATGGTTCTCAGCATCTCTTGTTCACCGTTCTTCAAG GAACATCGCACAATTTGCAAAGGTCAAAGTCATGAAAATTACTGGCGAATGGGAAGACCTAAATGTACCTTCATA TATCAGGTCAATTGTATGCCTCAACTTGCCTAGCTTTTCTGGTGGGTTTAATCCATGGGGGACGCCAAATAGGAAGAAAATCCGTGAT AGAGACTTGACTCCCCCATATGTCGATGACGGCCTTCTTGAGATTGTTGGTTTTAGAGATGCATGGCATGGGCTTGTATTGCTTGCACCTAACGGACATGGGACACGCCTTGCACAG GCTCGCCGAATCAAGTTTGAATTCCGGAAAGGTGCTGTGAAAGAAACATTTATGAGGATTGATGGAGAACCCTGGAAACAACCCCTTCCCGTTGACGATGACACTGTTGTGGTTGAAATTTCGGCCTTAGGTCAGGTGAAGATGCTTGCTGTCGAAAACTGCAAATCCAAAAGTATTTATGATCCCTCAACTCCAGTCCGTCATGAAGTTGAGGATGGTGATAGCAGTGATGAAGAGGAGGGAAGAAAGTTTGGTGCAGCTGATACTTTTAGAATGCCAGATGAGGTTGATATTTCACATGTTAGTTGA
- the LOC141717152 gene encoding uncharacterized protein LOC141717152, with translation MSAAAASKAWIVAASVGLVEALKDQGFARWNYPIRCLHQRAKSNLPSFSQSKMLSSSAHEPVFGRLLNSAQDKATQSEESLRKVMFLSCWAPN, from the coding sequence ATGAGTGCAGCAGCAGCAAGCAAAGCATGGATAGTGGCAGCAAGCGTAGGGCTAGTAGAGGCTCTTAAAGATCAAGGATTTGCGAGATGGAACTATCCTATCAGGTGCCTTCACCAGCGTGCTAAATCTAACCTTCCATCTTTCTCACAATCCAAAATGTTGTCTTCTTCAGCACACGAGCCTGTGTTTGGCAGATTGTTAAACAGCGCCCAAGACAAAGCCACGCAATCTGAAGAGTCTCTGAGAAAAGTCATGTTTCTCAGCTGTTGGGCTCCCAACTAA